Proteins encoded in a region of the Acidobacteriota bacterium genome:
- a CDS encoding rhamnogalacturonan lyase, with translation MEALGRGVIAVRQDENKVWISWRLLGTDADKIAFNLYRSVNGGKSVKLNVQPITGATHWVDDKTDLTKSNSYFVRPVVNRKEQPPSRAFTLSANAAVRQYLSIPLQTPAGYAPNDASVGDLDGDGEYEIVLHQAGRGRDNSQSGLTDPPILQAYKLDGTLLWTINLGKNIREGAHYTQFMVYDLDGDGRAEIACKTADGTVDGKGKVIGDANADWRNPEGTFLTSRDRNGAERKQNVTGYILKGPEFLTIFDGLTGAALATTEFMPPRHPDKLEPTTEELKAIWGDGYGNRVDRFLAAIAYLDGKQPSLVMCRGYYTRTVLTAWNWRGGKLSTVWTFDSSAPGNQTYAGQGNHNLTVADVDGDGRDEIVYGAMVIDDDGKGLYSTGLGHGDALHVSDLDPTRPGLEVFDIQERFDDAGMHFRDARTGEILWKKPSIKAGADGEGPGRGLALDIDPRYPGSECWVKGAGITGLFNAKGEKIADREPRSCNFGVWWDGDVLRELLDRNVVAKWDWLAGTEIPLLTADGCASNNGSKATPTLSADLFGDWREEIIWRTTDNKELRIYTTTIPTEHRFYTLMHDPQYRLSIAWQNVAYNQPPHTGFHLGEGMKPPPRPAIATTQYRSR, from the coding sequence ATGGAAGCGCTGGGGCGCGGCGTGATCGCTGTGCGGCAAGACGAAAACAAGGTCTGGATCAGTTGGCGGTTGTTGGGAACGGATGCTGACAAGATTGCTTTCAACCTGTACCGAAGTGTGAATGGCGGCAAGTCCGTCAAGTTAAACGTACAGCCCATTACGGGCGCGACCCACTGGGTGGACGACAAAACCGATTTGACCAAGTCAAACAGTTATTTCGTGCGTCCCGTGGTGAATCGGAAAGAACAACCGCCGAGCCGTGCGTTCACGCTCTCGGCGAACGCGGCCGTAAGGCAATACCTTTCGATTCCGTTGCAAACTCCGGCTGGATATGCGCCGAACGATGCTTCCGTGGGCGATCTGGATGGCGATGGCGAATATGAAATTGTGCTGCATCAAGCCGGACGCGGTCGGGACAATTCACAATCCGGATTGACCGATCCGCCGATTCTGCAGGCGTACAAGCTCGATGGCACGTTGTTGTGGACGATCAACCTTGGCAAAAACATTCGCGAAGGCGCGCATTACACGCAGTTTATGGTTTACGACCTGGACGGCGATGGGCGTGCTGAAATCGCCTGCAAAACTGCCGACGGCACGGTGGATGGTAAAGGAAAAGTCATTGGCGACGCCAACGCGGATTGGCGGAACCCCGAAGGTACATTCCTCACGTCCAGAGATCGCAACGGCGCGGAACGCAAACAAAACGTGACCGGCTATATTTTGAAGGGGCCGGAATTCCTGACGATCTTTGACGGATTGACGGGAGCGGCGTTGGCCACGACGGAGTTCATGCCGCCTCGGCACCCGGACAAGTTGGAACCAACCACTGAAGAGTTGAAAGCCATTTGGGGCGATGGTTATGGCAATCGTGTAGATCGGTTTCTGGCGGCAATCGCATATCTAGATGGCAAACAGCCGAGCCTGGTGATGTGCCGGGGTTATTACACGCGCACCGTGTTGACAGCGTGGAATTGGCGTGGCGGCAAACTGTCCACGGTGTGGACGTTTGATAGTTCCGCGCCGGGCAATCAGACCTACGCAGGACAGGGAAATCATAATCTGACCGTTGCCGATGTGGATGGCGACGGCCGTGATGAAATCGTCTATGGCGCGATGGTCATAGATGATGATGGCAAAGGGCTTTATTCGACCGGACTTGGTCACGGAGACGCGCTGCACGTTTCTGACCTTGATCCGACGCGACCGGGGTTGGAAGTATTCGACATTCAGGAACGGTTTGACGATGCGGGAATGCATTTCCGCGATGCGCGCACCGGCGAGATTTTGTGGAAAAAGCCTTCGATCAAGGCGGGCGCGGACGGCGAAGGGCCGGGACGCGGCTTGGCGCTCGACATTGATCCGCGTTATCCGGGCAGCGAATGCTGGGTAAAAGGCGCTGGCATCACTGGATTATTCAATGCCAAAGGCGAAAAGATCGCCGACCGCGAACCGCGCTCGTGCAACTTTGGCGTGTGGTGGGACGGCGATGTGTTGCGCGAATTGCTGGATCGCAACGTCGTCGCCAAATGGGATTGGCTGGCGGGTACGGAAATTCCTTTGCTGACGGCGGACGGTTGCGCGTCGAACAACGGCAGCAAAGCGACGCCAACTTTGAGCGCGGACCTGTTCGGCGATTGGCGCGAAGAAATCATCTGGCGCACGACCGACAACAAAGAGCTGCGCATTTACACGACGACGATTCCGACCGAACACCGGTTTTATACATTGATGCACGACCCGCAGTATCGTCTGAGCATTGCGTGGCAAAACGTAGCGTATAACCAGCCGCCACACACCGGCTTTCATTTGGGCGAAGGAATGAAACCGCCGCCGCGTCCGGCGATTGCGACGACCCAGTACCGCAGTCGGTAA
- a CDS encoding glycoside hydrolase family 28 protein, whose product MLCALLIGAFAATTAFSQTVFDVKAYGAKGDGAALDTEAINKTIEAAAAKGGGTVYFPAGTYLSFSIRLKSNITLYLDAGATLLAADPATHKGKYDLPEPNEWDLYQDFGHSHWQNSLIWGIGLENVSILGPGKIDGTQGLTRRGPGPRAEARPGDSPNSLGGGRPGNRPQTPLGEGAQRNPNNSMDGQGNKAIGLKLCRNVTLRDFTIQNGGHFAILATGVDNLTLDNLKIDTNRDAFDIDSCRYVRISNCTVNTPNDDAIVLKSSFALGFARATEHVTITNCQVMGYDLGSFLDGTFKRTQQQAPDRDGVTGRIKFGTESNGGFKNITISNCTFDRSRGLALETVDGGVIEDITISNITMREVTTAPIFLRLGNRMRGPKNTPVGAIRRVNISNIVVSDAEARFASLVVGIPGHPIEDVRLSNIRIQYRGGGTKADAALEPAERENNYPEPSMFGTIPAYGFYARHVQGLEMHDIEVSFVKDDARPAFVLDDVNGADLRGIKAQRGTDAPLFVLKNVTDFNLLHSKGVADTRLERIELKKF is encoded by the coding sequence ATGCTGTGCGCGCTCCTGATAGGCGCCTTTGCTGCGACGACTGCTTTCAGCCAGACAGTTTTTGATGTGAAAGCCTATGGCGCGAAAGGCGATGGCGCGGCACTGGACACGGAGGCCATCAACAAAACCATCGAAGCCGCTGCGGCCAAAGGCGGCGGCACGGTGTACTTTCCGGCGGGCACGTACCTGAGCTTTTCCATTCGCCTGAAAAGCAACATCACGCTGTATTTGGATGCAGGCGCGACTTTGCTGGCGGCAGACCCCGCGACACACAAAGGCAAATATGATCTGCCGGAACCGAACGAATGGGATCTGTATCAGGACTTTGGCCACAGCCACTGGCAGAACAGTCTGATTTGGGGCATTGGGCTGGAAAACGTTTCGATCCTTGGCCCCGGCAAAATTGACGGCACCCAAGGACTGACGCGACGCGGCCCAGGCCCACGCGCCGAAGCGCGTCCCGGCGACAGTCCGAACAGTTTGGGCGGCGGGCGTCCCGGCAATCGTCCGCAAACGCCGCTGGGCGAAGGCGCGCAACGCAATCCGAACAATTCGATGGATGGCCAGGGCAACAAGGCTATCGGCTTGAAACTTTGCCGCAATGTCACGCTGCGCGATTTCACGATTCAAAACGGCGGGCATTTCGCGATCCTCGCCACGGGCGTGGATAACCTGACGCTCGACAATCTGAAAATTGACACCAACCGCGATGCTTTTGATATTGATAGCTGCCGATACGTGCGCATCTCGAACTGCACGGTCAACACGCCGAACGATGATGCGATTGTGTTGAAAAGCTCCTTTGCGCTGGGCTTTGCGCGCGCCACCGAACACGTGACGATCACCAATTGTCAGGTGATGGGTTACGATCTGGGCAGTTTTCTGGACGGCACGTTCAAACGCACGCAACAACAAGCGCCCGACCGCGACGGTGTGACCGGGCGCATCAAATTCGGCACCGAATCCAACGGCGGTTTCAAAAACATCACCATTTCCAATTGCACCTTTGATCGTTCGCGCGGTCTGGCGCTGGAAACCGTAGACGGCGGCGTGATCGAAGACATCACGATCAGCAACATCACGATGCGTGAGGTGACCACCGCGCCGATCTTCTTGCGGTTGGGCAACCGCATGCGCGGACCGAAAAACACGCCCGTCGGAGCGATCCGCCGCGTCAACATCAGCAACATCGTCGTGTCCGATGCCGAAGCCAGGTTTGCTTCGTTGGTCGTCGGTATTCCCGGCCATCCGATTGAAGACGTGCGCCTGAGCAACATCCGCATTCAGTATCGAGGCGGCGGAACAAAAGCAGACGCCGCGCTGGAACCCGCCGAACGTGAAAACAATTACCCCGAACCGAGCATGTTCGGAACCATTCCGGCCTATGGCTTTTACGCGCGTCACGTGCAAGGCCTGGAAATGCACGACATCGAAGTGAGCTTTGTCAAAGATGACGCCCGCCCGGCATTTGTGCTGGACGATGTCAACGGCGCGGATTTGCGCGGCATCAAAGCGCAACGGGGCACGGATGCGCCGCTGTTCGTGCTGAAAAATGTCACAGATTTCAATCTGCTGCACAGTAAAGGCGTAGCGGACACGCGGCTCGAACGCATTGAATTGAAGAAGTTTTGA
- a CDS encoding DUF1080 domain-containing protein yields MTWSDMRLNKPCIIAVCLWGLALPVLAQTVQPKTERGFKYIFNGKDLTGWEGDPKHWSVEDGALTGVADGTLKMNSFIIWRGGTVKNFEMRVQVKITKDGNSGLQYRSALLPEVGPYVMTGYQCDVVQNRNDYNGMLYEERGRRILAHTGEKVVVDTAGQPWVVGSVPGVKSFAADEWHDYRVLVVGNHHQHWIDGVMTADVIDHDAKGRRLEGLVGVQVHVGPPMKVQFRNWRIKTLPDAKLVKPEQTPIPPNAPKVVPQGGTPRKTN; encoded by the coding sequence ATGACTTGGAGCGATATGCGACTTAACAAACCATGCATCATCGCAGTTTGTCTGTGGGGATTGGCGTTGCCTGTATTGGCGCAAACCGTGCAGCCAAAAACGGAGCGCGGATTCAAATACATTTTCAACGGAAAAGATCTGACCGGTTGGGAAGGCGATCCGAAACACTGGTCGGTCGAAGACGGCGCGTTGACCGGTGTGGCCGACGGCACGCTGAAAATGAACAGCTTCATCATCTGGCGCGGAGGCACAGTCAAAAACTTCGAAATGCGCGTGCAGGTCAAAATTACCAAAGACGGCAACTCCGGATTGCAATACCGCAGCGCGCTGCTGCCTGAAGTCGGCCCGTATGTGATGACCGGCTATCAATGCGATGTCGTACAAAACCGCAACGATTACAACGGCATGCTGTATGAAGAGCGGGGTCGCCGCATTCTGGCGCATACGGGCGAAAAAGTTGTGGTGGACACGGCAGGCCAGCCCTGGGTTGTTGGCTCGGTCCCCGGAGTCAAAAGTTTCGCTGCCGATGAATGGCACGATTATCGTGTGTTGGTTGTCGGTAATCATCATCAACATTGGATTGACGGCGTGATGACCGCCGATGTCATAGACCACGACGCGAAAGGCCGTCGCCTGGAAGGATTGGTCGGCGTGCAGGTTCACGTCGGCCCGCCGATGAAAGTGCAGTTCAGAAACTGGCGCATCAAAACCTTGCCTGACGCAAAGCTCGTCAAACCCGAACAAACCCCGATTCCGCCCAATGCTCCGAAAGTCGTGCCACAAGGCGGAACACCGCGCAAGACGAATTAA
- a CDS encoding Gfo/Idh/MocA family oxidoreductase, producing the protein MSKEKITRRKFVAGATLAAASPMIVPRHVLGGVGYNPPSDTVNFALIGCGGQGKTDSGELVAGGQNMVALCDVDYGYVDRSVADLTRERGPRGGGRPGAPQMSEEQQKRMQAMMEERRARAVKLQEAYKTAKRHADFRKMLESQKDIDAIVVATPDHLHATIAKTAMELGKHAYVEKPLTWSIHEARVLRETAARTKAVTQMGNMGHSSEGAALVNEWVQAGVIGQVKEVHVWTNRPLGYWPQAVPRPVKQAPDAAAASAAVTGRDWNARLVNQTLAYAMEGNYPKPEGLNWDLFLGPGPEVDYHPIYHPFNWRGWLDWGTGAVGDMGAHLIDHPYWALGLTYPISVEATFTPFGVDLKNKPVSYPMGSHIVYHFGARGKQPPVTLTWYDGGLMPARPEVLPDDVQLDGGGGAIFIGEKGILVHGTYAANPKLYPQSLMEVAAKVPKTYFRVEKSGDGPFAEAKHRMNWINAIKGKEKATSPFEYASRLTETMLLGVVALKVGQSKKIYYDGEKGVITNNSDANQYLQREYRKGWTL; encoded by the coding sequence ATGTCGAAAGAGAAAATCACCAGACGGAAATTTGTTGCGGGCGCGACGCTGGCTGCGGCCAGCCCGATGATCGTCCCGCGTCACGTGTTGGGCGGCGTCGGGTACAACCCGCCCAGCGATACAGTCAATTTCGCGCTGATCGGTTGTGGCGGACAGGGCAAGACCGATTCCGGCGAACTCGTTGCGGGCGGCCAAAATATGGTTGCGCTTTGTGATGTGGATTATGGATACGTTGACCGCTCAGTCGCCGACCTGACCAGAGAGCGCGGCCCCAGAGGCGGCGGACGACCAGGCGCTCCGCAAATGAGCGAAGAGCAGCAGAAACGCATGCAGGCGATGATGGAAGAGCGCCGGGCGCGGGCGGTCAAGTTGCAGGAAGCTTACAAAACGGCGAAACGCCACGCCGATTTCCGCAAGATGCTGGAATCGCAGAAAGACATTGACGCCATCGTCGTTGCCACGCCTGACCATTTGCACGCAACCATCGCCAAGACCGCGATGGAATTGGGCAAGCACGCGTATGTCGAGAAGCCGCTGACCTGGTCCATCCACGAAGCCCGCGTGCTGCGTGAAACCGCTGCGCGCACCAAAGCCGTCACACAGATGGGCAATATGGGCCATTCCAGCGAAGGCGCGGCTCTGGTCAATGAATGGGTGCAGGCCGGGGTGATTGGCCAGGTCAAAGAAGTTCATGTGTGGACGAATCGGCCGTTGGGATACTGGCCGCAGGCTGTACCGCGCCCCGTCAAACAGGCGCCGGATGCGGCAGCCGCAAGCGCCGCGGTTACCGGTAGAGATTGGAACGCTCGTTTGGTGAATCAAACGCTGGCATACGCCATGGAAGGCAATTATCCGAAGCCGGAAGGATTGAACTGGGATCTGTTCCTGGGGCCCGGACCGGAAGTGGATTACCACCCGATTTACCATCCGTTCAATTGGCGCGGTTGGCTGGATTGGGGCACGGGCGCCGTCGGTGACATGGGAGCGCACCTGATTGATCATCCATACTGGGCGTTGGGGCTGACCTACCCGATCAGCGTTGAAGCGACCTTCACACCGTTTGGCGTTGATTTGAAGAATAAGCCGGTCAGCTATCCGATGGGATCGCACATCGTTTACCACTTCGGCGCTCGCGGCAAACAACCGCCGGTTACGCTGACCTGGTATGACGGAGGCCTGATGCCCGCGCGCCCGGAAGTATTGCCGGACGATGTGCAACTGGACGGCGGCGGCGGCGCAATCTTCATTGGTGAAAAAGGCATTCTGGTCCACGGCACCTACGCCGCGAACCCGAAGCTTTATCCGCAATCGCTGATGGAAGTTGCGGCCAAAGTGCCGAAGACATACTTCCGCGTCGAAAAGAGCGGCGACGGTCCGTTTGCCGAAGCCAAGCACCGCATGAACTGGATCAATGCCATCAAGGGCAAAGAGAAAGCGACTTCCCCATTCGAGTACGCTTCGCGCCTGACCGAAACGATGCTGCTGGGCGTCGTAGCTTTGAAGGTCGGACAGAGCAAGAAGATTTACTACGACGGAGAAAAAGGAGTCATTACCAATAACTCCGACGCCAACCAGTACCTGCAACGCGAATACCGCAAGGGCTGGACGCTGTAA
- a CDS encoding sugar phosphate isomerase/epimerase has protein sequence MYTRREFGKLTIVGLPLVGMPLLALGQGKISGVRIGVQSYSFRTMELDAAIAAMKDIGIGECELFSGHVEPRMGPPPGMGGGQRPPQGAAPGQGQAPTPEQREAMREAARKRAEEVRKWRLSVSMDHFTGIRKKFDAAGIKLQAYNLSFNDSFSDEEIDRGFEMAKALGVKLITASSTLKAAKRVAPFADKHKITVAMHGHSNLTDPNEFAKPESFEAALAMSKYFAINLDVGHFFAAGFDPIDYIQKHHAHITNLHLKDRKKDNGPNVPWGEGDTPIKAVLQLLKTKKYDIPANIEYEYRGADTVAEVRKCFQYIKGALA, from the coding sequence ATGTACACAAGACGAGAATTCGGCAAGCTGACGATCGTGGGATTGCCGCTGGTTGGAATGCCGCTGCTGGCTTTAGGCCAGGGCAAAATCAGCGGCGTGCGCATCGGCGTGCAATCGTACAGCTTCCGCACCATGGAACTGGACGCGGCCATCGCTGCGATGAAAGACATCGGCATCGGCGAATGCGAACTGTTTTCCGGCCACGTCGAACCGCGCATGGGGCCTCCGCCGGGAATGGGCGGAGGGCAACGACCTCCGCAAGGCGCTGCTCCGGGACAGGGGCAAGCGCCGACTCCTGAACAGCGCGAGGCGATGCGCGAAGCGGCGCGCAAACGCGCTGAAGAAGTTCGCAAATGGCGTTTGTCGGTTTCGATGGATCATTTCACAGGCATCCGCAAAAAATTCGATGCAGCCGGGATCAAACTGCAAGCCTACAACCTGAGCTTCAACGACAGTTTCAGCGACGAAGAAATTGATCGCGGCTTTGAAATGGCCAAGGCGCTCGGCGTCAAACTGATCACGGCGTCCTCCACGTTGAAAGCCGCCAAACGCGTCGCGCCCTTTGCCGACAAACACAAAATCACCGTCGCCATGCACGGGCATTCCAACCTGACCGATCCGAACGAGTTCGCCAAACCGGAAAGCTTCGAAGCCGCGCTGGCGATGTCGAAATACTTTGCGATCAATCTGGATGTGGGGCATTTCTTTGCGGCGGGTTTCGATCCGATTGATTACATTCAGAAACACCATGCGCATATCACGAACTTGCACCTCAAGGATCGCAAGAAGGACAATGGGCCAAACGTGCCTTGGGGAGAAGGCGACACGCCGATCAAAGCTGTGTTGCAATTGCTGAAAACGAAAAAGTACGACATTCCGGCCAACATTGAATACGAATACCGTGGCGCTGACACGGTGGCCGAAGTGCGGAAGTGTTTCCAGTACATCAAAGGCGCGTTGGCATAG
- a CDS encoding carbohydrate binding domain-containing protein, whose translation MRQFKILALLFLVVLFHPPFASQAQTHTLMIQVGKPRAQVAPNQFGIFFEDINFGADGGIYAELVKNRSFEFPDGLMGWRKLGEAKVLERENRQANNRHYLQLAGGGIANSGFRGIGVRQGEEYLFSLQARNSNSTPASLRIELVNASGKVLAQTRLRGIAGDWKTYHANLRPTATETKAQLNLIPESGGAIDLDVVSLFPKDTWKGRTNGLRADLVQLLRDLHPGFIRFPGGCIVEGRNLNERYQWKTTIGDPAERKLIINRWNLEFRTRNPERAPDDYFQSFGLGFFEYFQLCEEVGANPLPILNCGMACQFNSGELVPLNQLDPYIQDALDLIEFANGSVATTWGRKRAELGHSAPFNLKMIGVGNEQWGPDYVPRYEAFAKAIKAKYPKITLVSSAGPFPDGDRFTFLWDKLRGLNADLIDEHYYRPPKWFLDNANRYNDYSRTGTKVFAGEYAAHVSVQGRPDRPNNWEAALSEAAFLTGLDRNADVVSMASYAPLFAHVDAWQWSPNLIWFDNLRSFGTPSYYVQQLFSRNSGTDILPITIDGSALNGQQQIYASALGNVKTREVILKLVNASPSSMQVKVNLDGIGQISKSAQSFVLASDDLKTENNLDAPKRLAPVEAKVSIKAANFDYTLPGQSLTVLRIAYAKSVQYGER comes from the coding sequence ATGCGCCAATTCAAAATTCTCGCGTTATTGTTTTTGGTTGTGTTGTTCCATCCGCCATTCGCGTCGCAGGCGCAAACGCATACGCTGATGATTCAGGTGGGCAAACCGCGCGCCCAGGTCGCTCCGAATCAATTCGGGATCTTTTTTGAAGACATCAACTTCGGCGCCGATGGCGGAATTTACGCAGAACTGGTCAAAAACCGTTCGTTTGAATTTCCGGACGGGTTGATGGGGTGGCGAAAGTTGGGCGAGGCAAAGGTGCTGGAACGCGAAAACCGGCAAGCGAACAACCGGCATTACCTGCAACTTGCGGGCGGCGGTATCGCAAACAGCGGCTTTCGTGGCATAGGCGTTCGCCAGGGTGAAGAGTATTTGTTTTCGCTGCAAGCGAGAAATTCCAATTCGACGCCAGCCAGTTTGCGCATTGAACTGGTCAACGCCAGCGGCAAAGTTTTGGCGCAAACACGGCTGCGCGGCATTGCGGGCGATTGGAAGACTTATCACGCAAACTTGCGTCCGACGGCCACCGAAACCAAGGCGCAACTGAACCTGATTCCTGAAAGCGGCGGCGCGATTGATCTCGATGTGGTTTCGCTGTTTCCGAAAGACACCTGGAAAGGGCGCACCAATGGCTTGCGCGCTGATCTGGTGCAACTGCTCAGGGATTTGCATCCCGGTTTCATACGCTTTCCGGGCGGGTGCATCGTCGAAGGCCGCAATCTGAACGAACGTTATCAATGGAAAACCACTATCGGCGATCCGGCAGAGCGCAAACTGATCATCAATCGCTGGAACCTGGAATTTCGTACGCGCAATCCTGAACGCGCGCCGGACGATTACTTCCAATCCTTCGGCCTGGGCTTTTTTGAATACTTTCAGTTGTGCGAAGAAGTGGGCGCAAATCCGCTGCCGATTTTGAATTGCGGGATGGCATGCCAGTTCAATTCCGGGGAATTGGTTCCGCTCAATCAACTCGATCCTTATATTCAGGACGCGCTCGACCTGATTGAATTCGCCAACGGTTCGGTTGCCACGACCTGGGGACGCAAACGCGCGGAGCTTGGGCATTCGGCGCCGTTCAATCTGAAGATGATCGGCGTCGGCAACGAACAGTGGGGGCCGGATTACGTTCCGCGGTATGAAGCCTTTGCCAAAGCAATCAAGGCCAAATATCCGAAGATCACGCTGGTTTCCAGCGCCGGGCCGTTTCCGGATGGCGACCGGTTCACATTTTTGTGGGACAAACTGCGCGGGCTGAATGCCGATTTGATAGACGAACATTATTATCGTCCGCCGAAATGGTTTCTGGATAACGCCAATCGTTACAACGATTACTCGCGCACAGGGACAAAAGTTTTTGCCGGGGAATACGCCGCGCACGTGTCGGTTCAAGGTCGCCCGGACCGCCCGAACAATTGGGAAGCCGCGCTTTCTGAAGCAGCGTTTTTGACCGGATTGGATCGCAATGCCGATGTGGTCAGCATGGCTTCATACGCGCCGCTGTTTGCGCACGTGGATGCATGGCAATGGTCACCGAATTTGATCTGGTTCGACAACCTGCGCAGCTTCGGCACCCCCAGTTACTACGTCCAGCAGCTTTTTAGCCGAAATAGCGGTACAGATATTTTACCAATCACGATTGATGGTTCTGCGCTCAACGGGCAGCAGCAGATTTATGCCTCAGCACTCGGAAATGTGAAGACTCGTGAAGTGATTCTGAAACTCGTCAATGCCTCTCCGTCGTCTATGCAGGTGAAGGTAAATCTGGACGGAATCGGCCAGATTTCCAAATCCGCACAATCGTTCGTGCTGGCGAGCGATGATCTGAAAACCGAAAACAATCTGGACGCACCCAAACGACTTGCGCCGGTCGAAGCAAAAGTTTCGATCAAGGCGGCGAATTTCGATTACACCTTGCCCGGGCAATCGCTGACGGTGCTCCGCATTGCGTATGCGAAATCGGTACAGTACGGGGAGCGGTAG